The following DNA comes from Chitinophaga nivalis.
TACGGTAAATAACCTGATTGGTAGCCTTGGGAATGGTTTTTTCCGGTTTATCTGCTTCTGCAGCAGTAATACCGATCAGTTCCAGTCCGCCGAAAGAAAACATAATCAGCGCGATGGCCGAAAATAAACCCTGATAGCCGCCTTTCCCATCTGGTGTTAATAATCCTTTCGGGAAAAAGCCACCGTCGTTCCAAAGGTTTTCGATACTGGCCTGGGCGCCGCCACTGCCACTCAGCAACAGGTAAACGCCGAATATAATCATGGCAATGATAGCCACTACTTTTATGATAGAAAACCAGAACTCCGCTTCTCCGTATACTTTCACGGAGCTGAGGTTCAGGGCATTGATGGCTACAAAGAAAAACAGACTGGAAGCCCAGAGGGGAATCTCCGGCCACCAGAAATGTATATACACCCCGATGGCAGTCAGTTCCGACATACTAACGAGAATATACAGTACCCAGTAGTTCCAGCCGGAAGCAAAGCCGGCGAAGGAGCCCCAGTATTGATAGGCAAAATGGCTGAAACTTCCGGATACCGGTTCTTCCACTACCATTTCTCCCAGTTGGCGCATAATAAAAAAAGCGATAATACCGGCGAGGGCATAACCCAGAATGACAGATGGACCTGCCAGTACAGCGGCAGGACCTATTCCCAGGAATAAGCCGGTTCCAATGGCGCCCCCGAGGGCGATTAACTGAATGTGCCTGTTTTGTAACCCTCTTTTAAGTTCCTGCGCAGCAGGTTGTTTGTTAGTTGATTCCAATGTTATTAAGCTAGATCTGGTTGCAAGATGGATTAAATTCGGTAAAATGTAAACATATGTTTATTTCAGGGATTAAAGAATAAATAATTATTGTAGGTAGATGACCGGAAAATAGTGGTTTTATCTTGTGTGATGCTTGTAGGTTGACCGCTGTTGTTGTTATCCCGTTGTCTGAGTTTGTTGGCCAGACAGCTTGCTTTGAAAAGGAGGGAAATCAGGGCGGGCATATTGCAACAGCCA
Coding sequences within:
- a CDS encoding amino acid permease → MESTNKQPAAQELKRGLQNRHIQLIALGGAIGTGLFLGIGPAAVLAGPSVILGYALAGIIAFFIMRQLGEMVVEEPVSGSFSHFAYQYWGSFAGFASGWNYWVLYILVSMSELTAIGVYIHFWWPEIPLWASSLFFFVAINALNLSSVKVYGEAEFWFSIIKVVAIIAMIIFGVYLLLSGSGGAQASIENLWNDGGFFPKGLLTPDGKGGYQGLFSAIALIMFSFGGLELIGITAAEADKPEKTIPKATNQVIYRILIFYVGALIILFALSPWKSITTDSSPFVMVFQTLKGFQFQLFGKTIYFTSLIANVLNVIVLTAALSVYNSCVFSNSRMLYGLAVQGNAPRFLSGLNKNHVPVKAILASAAFAAICIVVNKLMPEKALEVLMSLVVSSLIINWLMISVVHLKFRGSKKVAAIRTKFPSFLYPLSNYICLVFLIGILLLMWITGMKLPVALIPGWVVFLYLCYLPIQRKKQQG